CGGCAGCAGCACGGCAGCGCACACCACTGCAGCCACTCGAACCCGAAAACCGACCACGTGAGATCCCCCCAGCCGTCGCACGCACCCTAGCCAGTAACCACCAGTAACGGAAGTGACCTCAGGTGTTTCGCGCGGAGTGAACAGAGTCTGCTGGGGGCGAACAGGTGTAGCCGGTCGGTTCTGTTAGGTGACAGGTTCACTTGCATGGCCTGGGTCGTGAGCGGCGAGTTCCGCAAGCTGTGGATCGGCCAACTGGTGTCTGGCGCCGGCAGTGCGATCACCACGGTCGCACTACCACTGGTCGCTGTAGTGAACCTGCAGGCCTCGGCTGTGGAGATGGGGGCACTGTCTGCCCTGACCATCGCACCGCATCTGGTGTTAGGGCTGCAGGCTGGGGTGTGGGTCGACAGGTGGTCGAGGCGCCGCGTGCTGATCTGGACTGACATCGGGCGGTTGCTGTTGCTGGGCTCTATACCGGCGGCGGCCGCGCTGGGCTGGTTGCAGCTGGGGCAGCTGTACGTGGTTGCCGTACTGACCGGTGTGCTCGCCCTGCTCTCCGACACGGCGTCCCAAACGCTGATCCCGTTTCTGGTGTCTCGTGTGGACCTGATGCGCGCCAACAGCGCCGCGCTGCTCAACGCGAACCTCGCGACGACGGCAGGACCGTCGGTCGCCGGCTTTCTGGTGCAGGTACTCAGTGCGCCGTTCGCGATCGTCGTGGATGCCGCGTCGTACCTCGTCTCCACCATCGCGGCGTACCGCCTCAAGGAGCCGGAACGCCCACCCGCGCCGGAGCGGTCCGAGGTACGGCTGTCCGCCGGACTTCAAGTGCTCTTCAGCAACCGAGTACTCACCCCACTGGTCGTGTCGGCGATGATCGCGGCGATGGCGGGTGCGATGCAGGGTCCACTCGTCGTTCTGTTCCTGGTCCGCGAACTGCACAAACCACCCGCGTTCGTCGGACTGACCATCACCACCTTCGGCGTCGCCGCCGTTGTCGGCACGCTCTTCGCCGGTACGTGGTGCCGGCGCGTCGGCATCGGCCGCTCGTACCTGTCCGGCGTGTTCCTGGCGTCGCTGAACGGCGCCGCCCTCGCCACCGGCCAGACTCCGCTGATCCTGCTCGGACAGGTGCTTGCTGGGTTGGGCATGTCGCTGTTCGGCGTACCGCAGCGCACTTTGCGGCTCGCGCTCGCGCCCGCGCAGCTGCTCGGCCAAGTGACGTCCGCGTGGCGCACGCTGGTGATCGGCGGTCAGACGGTCGGCGCTCTTGCCTCCGGCTTACTCGCCAGTGCGCTGCAGATCCGGACGACGCTGCTGATCGCGACCGCCGGAATGCTGGCCGGACTGGTCGTCGCCGGCTGCTCCCCGGTCCGTGGTCTGCACGCGCTGCCCGAGGAGACCCGCGCGCCCGAGGAGCCCCGCGCCCCCGGCGAAACCCGGTTTCCCGACGGAGAAGGGCGATCGATGGCCGAGCACTGATTGCGAAACGCGATAGGTCCGGACCCGCCTCCCGCCTGGGTTCCGGGTCGGCTATTGCGTACGGCGGTAATTCATCGGCAGGGAATGGAATTCGCACGACAACCGCTTACCTACTGAGTGATACTGGAAAGTGCGCCGTTTTCAGGTCGCCCAAACCCCTTGAACCGAAGTAGATGGGAAGTGCGCCCGTCCAGATGCCCTCAGAGCACACTGTCCAAGCGCCGTCGATCGCTGCCCCTACCACCCGTGCCCCCGAACGTAGCCGCAATCTCTGGCGACTGCGTCCCTATCTGAAACCGCACCGCTACCGGCTCTCGGTGATGTTCTCCACCGCGATGCTCGGCGTCGGTGTCAGCCTCGCCATCCCGCTCGTCACCCGGGCCATCATCGACGGGCCGGTCACCCGTCGTGAGCTGAGCCTGCTGGTCCCGCTGGCGCTGCTGGCGCTCGGGCTGAGCATCTCCGAGGTCATCCTGGTCTGGATGCGCCGCTGGGCGCAGTCCCGGACCGTCAGCGACCTGGAGGCGACCCTCCGGCACGACCTGTACGTCCGGCTCCAGTCCCTGCCGATGGAGTTCCACACCAAGTGGCAGAGCGGTCAGCTGCTCTCCCGCGTCACCACGGACCTGTCCACCATCCGCCGGTTCATGGGCTTCGGTCTGCTGTTCCTGGTGATGAACATCCTCCAGCTGATCGTCGTCACGATCCTGTTGCTCCAGCTGTACTGGCCGCTCGGTCTGGTCGTCCTGGTGGCCGCCGTACCGATCGTGATGGTGTCGCTGAAGTTCGAGAAGAAGTACCTGCGGATCTCCCGCAAGGTGCAGGACCAGCAGGGTGACCTGGCGACCCGGATCGAGGAGTCCGCGCTCGGCTTCCGGGTGATCAAGGCGTTCGGCCGCCGGCCGCACGTCCAGCGCCAGTTCGACGACGAGGCGACCACGCTGTACCACACCGAGGTCGAGAAGGTCCGGCTCGCGTCCCGGTTCTGGAGCTTCCTCGGCGTCATCCCGAACCTGACCCTGGTGATCGTGCTGCTGCTCGGCGCGCTCGCGGTCGGCCGGGAGGCGATCACGCTCGGCACCCTGGTCGCGTTCATCACGCTGATGCTGTCCCTGGTCTGGCCGGTCACCTCGCTCGGCGCGATCCTGGCGATGGCCCAGGAGGCGATGACCGCGGCGGACCGGATCAGCGAGATCCTGGACACCCACTCGGTGATCAAGTCGGGTCCGGAGGAGCTCACCGGCTCCCGCGGCCACCTGCGCTTCGAGCACGTCGGCTTCCGGTTCTCCGACGACGACACCGAGGTACTGCACGACATCAACCTGGACCTGACCCCGGGTACCACCCTCGCCCTGGTCGGTGCCACCGGTTCCGGTAAGACCACGCTGACCGCGCTGGTCCCCCGGCTGTACGACGTGACGGCGGGCCGGATCACCATCGACGGCCACGACGTCCGGGACCTGACCCTGGTGTCCCTGCGTACCGCGGTCGCCTCCGCGTTCGACGACCCGACGCTGTTCTCGATGAGCGTCCGGGAGAACCTGACGCTGGGCCGGCCGGATGCGACCGACGACGAGGTGCAGCAAGCACTGGAGGTCGCACAGGCCCAGTTCGCCAACGAGCTGCCGTGGGGGCTCGAGACCCGCGTCGGTGAGCAGGGCATGTCGCTGTCGGGTGGCCAGCGTCAGCGTCTCGCGCTGGCACGGGCAGTACTCGCCAAACCGGCCGTACTGGTGCTGGACGACACGCTGTCCGCGCTGGACGTACACACCGAAGCACTGGTCGAGGAAGCACTCCGGAACGTGCTGTCCGACACCACCGGCATCGTGGTCGCGCACCGAGCTTCCACAGTGATGCTGGCCGACCAGGTCGCGCTACTGCAGCACGGCACGATCACCCACGTAGGAACCCACCAGGAGCTGCTCGCGACAGTACCGGCCTACCGCCACTTGCTAGCAGCAGAGGAAGAGGAGGTGCCCGCATGACAACGACTCAGCAAACACCTCCTCCTGACGACGCCAAGGATCAGCCGGAGGAACAGGAGCAGACCTGGCGGGGGATGTTCGAGGAGGACCCCGACCGGGAGATCTCCCGGGCGACCAGCATCCGGCTGAAGGAGGACTCGCGGAAGCTGCTCGGTGAGTTGCTCCGGCCGTACCAGAAGCTGATCTGGCTGCTGATCGTGATCGTGGTCGTCGAGAACGGCGCCCGGCTGGCAGTGCCGTACCTGGTGCACCTGGGGATCGACAACGGCATCCCGCCGATCCTGGCCGGTGAGGGGTCGCGGGAGCTGATCACGATCGTGATCGCGGTGTTCGCGTCGGCGTTGCTGCAGGCGTGGGCGCGGCAGCTGTTCCTGATGCGGTCCGGCCGGCTCGGGCAGACCATTCTGCTCGGGCTGCGGCGGAGGGTGTTCGACCACTTCCAGCGGCTCAGCCCGGCGTTCCACGACAAGTTCACGTCCGGCCGGGTGATCTCCCGGCTCACCTCGGACGTGCAGGTGATCGACGAGATGCTGGCGAACGGTTTCGACGGTCTGGTCACCGCCGTCCTGACCCTGGTCGGTACGGCGATCCTGCTGCTCACCCTGGACGTCAAGCTCGGGCTGATCGCCCTGCTGTCGTTCCCGGCGCTGCTCATCCTGACTGCCTGGTTCCGGAAGCGGTCCGCTGTCGTGTAC
The genomic region above belongs to Kribbella solani and contains:
- a CDS encoding MFS transporter, which produces MAWVVSGEFRKLWIGQLVSGAGSAITTVALPLVAVVNLQASAVEMGALSALTIAPHLVLGLQAGVWVDRWSRRRVLIWTDIGRLLLLGSIPAAAALGWLQLGQLYVVAVLTGVLALLSDTASQTLIPFLVSRVDLMRANSAALLNANLATTAGPSVAGFLVQVLSAPFAIVVDAASYLVSTIAAYRLKEPERPPAPERSEVRLSAGLQVLFSNRVLTPLVVSAMIAAMAGAMQGPLVVLFLVRELHKPPAFVGLTITTFGVAAVVGTLFAGTWCRRVGIGRSYLSGVFLASLNGAALATGQTPLILLGQVLAGLGMSLFGVPQRTLRLALAPAQLLGQVTSAWRTLVIGGQTVGALASGLLASALQIRTTLLIATAGMLAGLVVAGCSPVRGLHALPEETRAPEEPRAPGETRFPDGEGRSMAEH
- a CDS encoding ABC transporter ATP-binding protein — protein: MFSTAMLGVGVSLAIPLVTRAIIDGPVTRRELSLLVPLALLALGLSISEVILVWMRRWAQSRTVSDLEATLRHDLYVRLQSLPMEFHTKWQSGQLLSRVTTDLSTIRRFMGFGLLFLVMNILQLIVVTILLLQLYWPLGLVVLVAAVPIVMVSLKFEKKYLRISRKVQDQQGDLATRIEESALGFRVIKAFGRRPHVQRQFDDEATTLYHTEVEKVRLASRFWSFLGVIPNLTLVIVLLLGALAVGREAITLGTLVAFITLMLSLVWPVTSLGAILAMAQEAMTAADRISEILDTHSVIKSGPEELTGSRGHLRFEHVGFRFSDDDTEVLHDINLDLTPGTTLALVGATGSGKTTLTALVPRLYDVTAGRITIDGHDVRDLTLVSLRTAVASAFDDPTLFSMSVRENLTLGRPDATDDEVQQALEVAQAQFANELPWGLETRVGEQGMSLSGGQRQRLALARAVLAKPAVLVLDDTLSALDVHTEALVEEALRNVLSDTTGIVVAHRASTVMLADQVALLQHGTITHVGTHQELLATVPAYRHLLAAEEEEVPA